A region of Mammaliicoccus sp. Dog046 DNA encodes the following proteins:
- a CDS encoding cold-shock protein, translating into MNKGTVKWFNAEKGYGFIEGENGSDVFVHFSSIQTEGYKSLDEGASVTFDIEEGQRGPQAVNVVKN; encoded by the coding sequence ATGAATAAAGGTACAGTAAAATGGTTTAACGCAGAAAAAGGTTATGGTTTCATCGAAGGAGAAAATGGTAGCGACGTATTCGTACATTTCTCATCAATCCAAACTGAAGGTTACAAATCATTAGACGAAGGCGCTTCAGTTACTTTCGACATCGAAGAAGGTCAACGTGGACCTCAAGCAGTTAACGTTGTTAAAAACTAA
- a CDS encoding thioredoxin domain-containing protein has translation MPEVQHLTFGNKDAEHTVEAFINFACPYCLNYFKAADAILNDYIEDGRVHYVIKHFDKTKERLLKGTVANLYLDYNDPDETLKIIRHLFETQDEWTLNFETIERKMENELALSPQKNAGDRSIAIHQETFERDIKGVPVIFIDGKAFDFDSTEDDLQTIQQKLITALDK, from the coding sequence ATGCCAGAAGTTCAACATTTAACATTTGGAAACAAAGATGCAGAACATACTGTGGAAGCATTTATTAATTTCGCGTGTCCGTATTGTTTAAATTATTTTAAAGCAGCTGATGCAATTTTAAATGATTATATCGAAGATGGTCGTGTGCATTATGTTATTAAACATTTCGATAAAACAAAAGAACGTTTGTTAAAAGGGACAGTAGCCAATCTTTATTTAGATTACAATGATCCTGATGAAACATTGAAAATCATTCGTCACTTATTCGAGACGCAAGATGAATGGACTTTGAATTTTGAAACGATTGAACGAAAAATGGAAAATGAATTAGCATTATCTCCTCAAAAAAATGCAGGTGATCGATCGATAGCCATTCATCAAGAAACTTTTGAAAGAGACATTAAAGGTGTTCCAGTTATTTTTATTGATGGTAAAGCGTTTGATTTCGACTCTACTGAAGATGATCTTCAAACGATTCAGCAAAAATTAATTACTGCTTTAGATAAATAA
- a CDS encoding amino acid permease has protein sequence MKQRHIMLLSFGGVIGTGLFLSSGYTLQQAGPLGTMISYVIGAILVYLVMLCLGQLAIEHPVTGGFHVYASKYIHPAIGYIVAWFYWLTWTVALGSEFTAVGILMQKWLPDVPVYIFSIVSIVLVLVFNIVSTKFYAEVEFYFSLVKVLAIVIFIALGILTLVGIVHYGGYSGIETIKERYTNPTFPNGLGAVFLTMLAVNYAFSGTELIGIAAGETKNPEKVIPKAIHATLWRLIIFFIGTMVIISILIPSYQGKSLESPFVVIFQNMGIPYAGDIMNLVIVTALLSAANSGLYAASRMVWSLSNEGMFPKAFQKLSGNKMPVRATIFSMCGGLLALFSSIYAADTLYIVLVSIAGLAVVIVWMSICLSYFNAKRQNAKLSVHISVPVIGFILCLISCVGMLFDPNQSPALYFGLPFAIIAIIFYFVKYHKKGEQIYETSKEN, from the coding sequence ATGAAACAACGTCATATTATGTTACTTAGTTTTGGTGGAGTAATTGGGACAGGATTGTTTTTAAGTTCGGGTTATACTTTGCAACAAGCAGGTCCTTTAGGAACGATGATATCTTATGTGATTGGTGCGATTCTTGTATATCTCGTCATGTTATGTCTAGGGCAATTAGCAATTGAACATCCTGTAACAGGAGGGTTTCATGTATATGCTTCGAAATATATTCATCCAGCTATTGGATATATCGTTGCGTGGTTTTATTGGCTAACATGGACAGTCGCACTCGGTTCAGAGTTTACTGCGGTAGGTATATTAATGCAAAAATGGTTGCCAGATGTACCTGTATACATATTTTCTATTGTGTCTATTGTACTCGTGCTCGTATTTAATATTGTATCAACGAAGTTTTATGCTGAAGTTGAATTTTATTTTTCATTGGTGAAAGTGCTAGCGATTGTTATTTTTATTGCGTTAGGTATACTCACGCTAGTAGGTATCGTTCATTATGGTGGTTACAGTGGAATTGAAACAATTAAAGAGAGATATACAAATCCAACGTTTCCAAATGGATTAGGTGCTGTATTCCTTACGATGCTTGCGGTTAACTACGCATTTAGTGGTACGGAATTGATAGGAATTGCGGCAGGAGAAACGAAGAATCCTGAAAAAGTAATTCCTAAAGCGATTCATGCAACATTATGGAGATTAATTATTTTCTTTATTGGAACAATGGTTATTATTTCAATATTAATTCCAAGTTATCAAGGTAAGTCATTAGAAAGTCCGTTTGTCGTTATTTTTCAAAATATGGGCATACCATATGCCGGCGATATTATGAATTTGGTCATTGTAACAGCATTGTTATCAGCAGCCAATTCAGGTTTATATGCAGCGAGTCGTATGGTTTGGAGCTTATCAAATGAAGGCATGTTTCCTAAAGCATTCCAAAAATTGAGCGGAAATAAAATGCCAGTGCGTGCGACAATCTTCAGCATGTGTGGTGGTTTACTAGCATTATTTTCAAGTATTTATGCTGCAGATACTTTATATATCGTTCTTGTTTCAATTGCTGGTTTAGCAGTCGTTATTGTATGGATGAGTATTTGCTTATCTTATTTCAATGCTAAGAGACAGAACGCGAAATTAAGCGTGCATATCAGTGTGCCAGTTATCGGATTCATACTTTGTTTAATTTCATGTGTAGGTATGTTGTTTGATCCAAATCAATCACCAGCACTATACTTTGGTTTACCATTTGCAATAATAGCGATTATTTTTTATTTCGTTAAATATCATAAAAAAGGAGAACAAATATATGAGACTTCTAAAGAAAATTAA
- the mmuM gene encoding homocysteine S-methyltransferase, giving the protein MRLLKKINHDKQLVLDGGLATTLEGYGCNLNSSLWSSEVLVHQPEKVKQAHQEFVDVGADIILTSTYQASFDTFKSIGMNTEEIEHLFDIAVDSITTTTTDEQVIVGSLGPYGAYLSDGSEYTGEYEISVEEYVAFHEDRINALINRGIYDFVFETVPNINEIKAIVEYIIPNYSDETTFWISCTVNDEGQLSDGTDFEQVCQFIRLHLDRVPVFGINCSSVQGVNQAIKRGLLSLPQVIALYPNGGKTYDPEKKVWIGTSENDQLTQNTKQWLEQGVQIVGGCCETTPKDIKEIRSLI; this is encoded by the coding sequence ATGAGACTTCTAAAGAAAATTAATCATGATAAACAACTCGTTTTAGATGGCGGTTTAGCGACAACATTAGAAGGTTATGGATGCAATTTGAACTCCTCATTATGGTCGAGTGAAGTCCTTGTTCATCAACCTGAAAAGGTAAAACAAGCACATCAAGAATTTGTTGATGTAGGTGCAGATATTATATTAACGAGTACATATCAAGCAAGTTTTGATACATTTAAATCTATTGGAATGAACACGGAAGAAATTGAACATCTTTTTGATATTGCTGTAGATAGTATTACTACTACAACGACAGATGAACAAGTGATTGTGGGAAGTTTAGGGCCATATGGTGCATATTTAAGTGATGGTTCTGAGTATACGGGTGAATATGAGATTTCAGTAGAGGAATACGTAGCATTTCATGAAGACCGTATTAATGCATTAATTAATAGAGGTATTTATGATTTTGTATTCGAAACAGTTCCAAATATAAATGAAATTAAAGCAATTGTTGAATATATTATTCCTAACTATAGTGATGAGACGACTTTTTGGATTTCTTGTACAGTCAACGATGAGGGTCAATTATCGGATGGCACAGATTTTGAACAAGTATGTCAGTTTATTCGCCTACATCTTGATCGTGTACCTGTCTTTGGCATTAATTGTTCAAGTGTTCAAGGTGTGAACCAAGCGATTAAACGCGGGCTATTAAGCTTGCCTCAAGTTATCGCATTATATCCAAATGGCGGTAAGACTTATGATCCTGAAAAGAAAGTATGGATTGGAACATCTGAGAATGATCAACTGACTCAAAATACAAAACAATGGCTCGAACAAGGTGTTCAAATTGTAGGTGGTTGTTGTGAGACAACACCGAAAGATATTAAGGAAATTAGGTCATTAATATAG
- the pruA gene encoding L-glutamate gamma-semialdehyde dehydrogenase has product MVVEFHNEPATDFTNQENQQAFKDALTKVKAEFGKEIPLVINGEKIFTDDQYDSVDPANHQQVLGTVSKASTEQVDQAMEAAKEAYNTWRKWTPKERAELLMRVSAIIRRRKHEFSALMVYEAGKPWNEADGDTNEGIDFIEYYARSMMELAHGKPILDREGEHNQYIYKPMGPGVTIPPWNFPFAIMAGTTAAPIIAGNTVLLKPAEDTPLIAYKLIEVFEEAGLPKGVVNFVPGDPKEIGDYLVDHKDTHFVTFTGSRATGTRIYERSAKVQEGQNFLKRVIAEMGGKDAIVVDEQIDTDLAAQAIVDSAFGFSGQKCSACSRAIVHKDVYDEVLEKSIQLTKELTIKHTENGSDVYMGPVINKKQFDKIKNYIDIGSKEGKLEVGGKTDDSKGYFVHPTIISDLKTSDQIMQEEIFGPVVGFTKCNDFDELLEVANDTDYGLTGAVITNNREHWIKACEDYDVGNLYLNRGCTSAVVGYHPFGGFKMSGTDAKTGSPDYMLNFLEQKVLSEQF; this is encoded by the coding sequence ATGGTAGTAGAATTTCACAATGAACCTGCAACAGATTTCACAAATCAAGAGAATCAACAGGCTTTTAAAGATGCTTTAACTAAAGTTAAAGCAGAATTTGGGAAAGAAATTCCTCTCGTGATTAATGGCGAGAAAATTTTTACAGATGATCAATATGACTCTGTAGACCCAGCTAATCATCAGCAAGTTCTTGGTACAGTTTCTAAAGCGTCAACTGAACAAGTTGATCAAGCGATGGAAGCGGCAAAGGAAGCATACAATACTTGGAGAAAGTGGACGCCTAAAGAAAGAGCAGAATTACTAATGAGAGTATCTGCCATTATACGTAGAAGAAAACATGAATTTTCTGCGTTGATGGTTTATGAAGCGGGTAAACCGTGGAATGAAGCAGATGGAGATACAAATGAAGGTATAGATTTTATTGAATATTATGCAAGATCTATGATGGAATTAGCTCATGGGAAGCCAATTTTAGATAGAGAAGGGGAGCATAATCAATATATTTATAAACCAATGGGGCCAGGTGTAACAATTCCACCATGGAACTTCCCATTTGCAATTATGGCAGGGACAACAGCTGCACCTATCATTGCAGGGAATACAGTGTTGTTAAAACCTGCTGAGGACACGCCGTTAATTGCATATAAATTAATAGAAGTGTTTGAAGAAGCTGGATTACCTAAAGGTGTTGTTAACTTTGTACCTGGTGATCCAAAAGAAATTGGAGATTATTTAGTAGATCATAAAGATACACACTTTGTGACGTTTACAGGATCTCGTGCAACAGGCACACGCATATATGAAAGATCAGCTAAAGTACAAGAAGGTCAAAACTTCTTAAAACGCGTTATTGCTGAAATGGGCGGGAAAGATGCAATTGTAGTAGATGAGCAAATCGATACAGATTTAGCCGCACAAGCAATTGTTGATTCTGCATTTGGTTTCTCTGGTCAGAAGTGTTCAGCATGTTCACGTGCGATTGTTCATAAAGATGTGTACGATGAAGTGCTTGAAAAATCAATTCAATTAACAAAAGAATTAACAATCAAGCATACTGAAAATGGCTCAGATGTATACATGGGTCCAGTTATAAATAAAAAACAATTCGATAAAATTAAAAACTATATCGATATTGGAAGTAAAGAAGGCAAATTAGAAGTTGGCGGTAAAACGGATGATAGTAAAGGATATTTCGTACATCCAACAATCATTTCGGATCTTAAAACGAGCGATCAAATCATGCAAGAAGAAATATTTGGTCCAGTCGTTGGCTTCACTAAGTGCAATGATTTTGATGAGTTACTAGAAGTAGCTAACGATACAGATTATGGTTTGACAGGTGCAGTGATTACAAATAATCGTGAACATTGGATAAAAGCTTGTGAAGATTATGATGTAGGTAACTTGTACTTAAACAGAGGATGTACATCAGCTGTCGTTGGATATCATCCATTCGGTGGATTTAAAATGTCAGGTACAGATGCCAAGACAGGTAGTCCAGATTACATGTTGAACTTCTTAGAACAAAAAGTACTCTCTGAACAATTTTAA
- a CDS encoding MFS transporter — protein MENKMQKYKLNEVVWVVLGMIFVASTLRAPLTSVGPVIELIKSDLNISNSLAGLLTTIPLILFGMVSPFVSRIINRFTMTGTILSALCLLFIAILLRVSGDVGLFIFGTVLLGVAIAVGNVCLPSYVKWRFPLQIGLFTGMYSATMNLTAGLGGGLSYPLSQLTPLGYRLSLSFWIIFTILALMLWIGQFKKNKSQELQTNRASNQNIKAPKIKLMKSKLSWAVALTMAMQSMIFYTVIAWMPTILVDKGLSPTTAGYLLMLNQFSQVPMTFIFPIIASKMKNQKLLVTIVSLLFVIGFSFLFIDIYFFWVLGMIVAGFGMGAGFSLCMMFFSIRARTHVGSMTLSGFGQSIGYFIAAIGPFLIGLLHDVLGGWHIGIISLVVISILFYIVALQASTDRYVEDD, from the coding sequence GTGGAGAACAAAATGCAAAAATACAAACTAAATGAAGTTGTTTGGGTAGTACTAGGGATGATTTTTGTTGCTTCTACATTGAGAGCACCTTTAACATCAGTAGGTCCAGTTATAGAATTAATAAAATCAGATTTAAATATTAGTAATAGTCTGGCAGGTTTATTAACGACGATTCCTTTAATATTGTTTGGGATGGTATCACCATTTGTATCACGTATTATTAACCGATTTACAATGACTGGAACAATTTTGAGTGCGTTATGTTTGTTGTTCATTGCGATATTATTGCGTGTTTCGGGAGACGTCGGATTATTTATATTTGGTACTGTACTCTTAGGCGTCGCGATAGCAGTAGGAAATGTATGTTTACCGAGTTATGTGAAATGGCGGTTTCCATTACAAATTGGTTTATTCACGGGTATGTATAGTGCAACGATGAATCTTACAGCAGGATTAGGTGGCGGATTAAGTTATCCTTTGTCACAACTGACACCACTAGGATATCGATTGTCACTTTCTTTTTGGATAATTTTTACGATACTTGCACTTATGTTGTGGATAGGGCAATTTAAGAAAAATAAATCACAAGAATTGCAAACGAACCGAGCATCCAATCAGAATATAAAAGCACCGAAAATTAAACTCATGAAATCAAAATTATCTTGGGCTGTAGCGTTGACGATGGCAATGCAATCGATGATATTTTATACAGTTATTGCATGGATGCCAACCATTCTGGTAGATAAAGGCTTATCACCAACGACAGCAGGTTATTTATTAATGTTGAATCAATTTTCACAAGTGCCAATGACCTTTATCTTTCCAATCATAGCTTCAAAAATGAAAAACCAAAAGTTACTAGTAACGATAGTAAGTTTATTGTTTGTTATAGGATTTAGTTTCTTATTTATAGATATTTATTTCTTTTGGGTTTTAGGAATGATTGTTGCTGGATTTGGTATGGGTGCAGGATTTAGTTTATGTATGATGTTCTTCTCGATTCGAGCAAGAACACATGTTGGAAGTATGACATTATCAGGATTTGGACAGTCGATTGGATACTTTATCGCTGCAATTGGTCCATTTTTAATCGGACTCTTACATGACGTTTTAGGCGGATGGCATATAGGTATTATTTCACTCGTAGTGATATCCATATTATTCTATATCGTCGCATTACAAGCCTCTACAGATAGATATGTTGAGGACGATTGA
- a CDS encoding LLM class flavin-dependent oxidoreductase, which produces MKLSVLDQAPISKGNSPETTLQHTIELAQFTEQLGYHRFWVAEHHNTSGLAISSPEILMTRIAASTNRIRVGSGGILLPQYSPYKIAENAKTLTALFPSRIDIGIGNSPGGSPITQKALTDNHIKPIDDFYRQVSDLQGFMHNTLPRDHDYRLVKASPRIEQPPKLWLLGLTENGAKNAANLGIGFVFGHFINSKYSKIAMKTYYEQFKPSVSQTSPSTIVCIFVVCAETDEQAEALAVTQDKWLLNISKGLGTQVQPPSEINRDNYSNDDLEIIKKNRERCIIGSPNTVKSQLQRLSEQYQTDEFMIITNIYDFAAKQKSYQLLAEVMEIED; this is translated from the coding sequence ATGAAATTAAGTGTATTAGATCAAGCGCCCATTTCAAAGGGAAATTCACCCGAAACGACGCTACAACATACAATTGAATTAGCACAATTCACTGAGCAATTAGGCTATCATAGATTCTGGGTAGCAGAACATCACAATACGAGTGGTCTAGCAATCTCATCCCCTGAAATATTGATGACACGTATTGCCGCTTCAACAAATCGTATTCGTGTTGGTTCTGGTGGAATCTTATTACCTCAATACAGTCCTTATAAAATTGCTGAAAATGCGAAGACGTTAACTGCATTATTCCCATCACGTATTGATATTGGTATCGGAAATTCACCTGGGGGCTCGCCAATTACTCAAAAAGCTTTAACTGATAATCACATCAAACCTATCGATGACTTTTATAGACAAGTGTCTGACTTACAAGGGTTTATGCATAATACGTTGCCACGTGATCATGACTATCGTCTTGTCAAAGCTAGTCCACGAATTGAGCAACCACCAAAACTATGGTTGCTTGGCCTCACTGAAAACGGTGCAAAAAATGCTGCGAACCTTGGAATTGGTTTTGTTTTTGGACATTTTATAAATTCTAAATATAGTAAAATTGCTATGAAGACATACTATGAACAATTTAAACCATCAGTGAGTCAGACATCACCTTCTACAATTGTATGTATCTTTGTCGTTTGTGCTGAAACAGATGAACAAGCCGAAGCCCTTGCTGTCACACAAGACAAATGGTTATTGAATATTAGTAAAGGATTAGGAACACAAGTACAACCACCTTCTGAAATAAACAGAGATAATTACAGTAATGACGATTTAGAAATTATAAAGAAAAACAGAGAACGTTGTATTATTGGTTCACCGAATACAGTGAAATCCCAATTACAACGACTCTCTGAGCAATATCAAACTGATGAATTTATGATTATAACTAATATTTATGACTTTGCAGCAAAGCAAAAGTCATATCAATTACTTGCTGAAGTGATGGAGATAGAAGATTGA
- a CDS encoding 5'-nucleotidase, lipoprotein e(P4) family, whose translation MKKIIASSALVVLLSGTTGMAQSNEAFASQDATKEIQNEKVTKADLAEQNVMSVAWYQTSAEAKALYLQGYNTAKDKLDEKLKHHKGKKKPAIVLDLDETVLDNSPYQAYAILKHKTYPEGWHEWIDTGSAKPVYGAKSFLKYADKKGVEIFYVTDRSEKEDFKGTLKNMKDLKMPQANKEHLLLKGENEKGKEQRREKVRENHDLIMLFGDNILDFDEPKESTLKSRTKFIEKHKEDFGDKYIIFPNPMYGSWEATLYGGNFAQSPDKLDQLRKQPLTYFDPATKTTKTSNEK comes from the coding sequence ATGAAAAAAATAATTGCAAGTTCAGCATTAGTTGTGTTGTTAAGTGGTACAACAGGTATGGCCCAATCAAATGAAGCATTTGCGAGCCAAGATGCGACAAAAGAAATTCAAAATGAAAAAGTGACGAAAGCCGATTTGGCTGAACAAAATGTTATGAGTGTAGCTTGGTACCAAACTTCAGCAGAAGCTAAAGCATTGTATTTACAAGGTTATAATACTGCCAAAGATAAGTTAGATGAAAAGCTGAAGCATCATAAAGGTAAAAAGAAACCAGCAATCGTTTTAGATTTAGATGAAACGGTACTTGATAATTCTCCGTACCAAGCATATGCAATCTTAAAACATAAAACATATCCAGAAGGTTGGCACGAATGGATCGACACAGGAAGTGCAAAACCAGTATATGGTGCCAAGTCATTCTTAAAATATGCAGATAAAAAAGGTGTAGAAATTTTTTATGTCACAGATAGAAGTGAAAAAGAAGATTTCAAAGGTACATTGAAAAATATGAAAGACTTAAAAATGCCACAAGCCAATAAAGAACATTTATTGTTAAAAGGTGAAAATGAAAAAGGAAAAGAACAAAGAAGAGAAAAAGTACGTGAAAATCACGATTTAATCATGTTATTTGGGGATAATATATTAGATTTTGATGAACCTAAAGAAAGCACACTTAAATCAAGAACTAAATTTATTGAGAAACACAAAGAAGACTTCGGTGACAAATACATCATCTTCCCGAATCCAATGTATGGTAGTTGGGAAGCAACATTGTACGGCGGAAACTTTGCACAATCACCAGATAAATTAGACCAGTTAAGAAAACAACCATTAACATATTTCGATCCAGCAACAAAAACAACGAAAACATCAAATGAAAAATAA
- a CDS encoding BglG family transcription antiterminator, translating into MLKNRPMNILNIFLNSNASITTKELSIMFKKTERTIRNDLRDINEFLTNNQFLVINNKNGVLNLNLSTLQKTNLKGIISGDIEEQIYDPTYRKEYIIVHGLMKDSHKKIYELCEELEISKSTMDKDMKMVREDLGKFNLKINSNISTGLYIDGCESDIRAFLYDYLVRKIIEDKISIDQLFESYSPLIKFISLENIYTIENIYSKVISIQQGDIKLSMIILTAIWITRIRDNHIIEFVKTDKKKNLSIVNIFIDEVINVKHDSVDISEFNFINNRLDALIGNRSIDFDGRNDALSQLISLQLIEYVEHELSIDFKGYQSYLFGGLNKHISGLINRLEQGIQIYNPLKENIKNNHLKIFETIKKYSKNRLNRYIELEFTEDEIAFITVYFSTAYFKYVQQNKNYFNAVIVCSFGIATSNLLAEILKSHFNVNIINILASNQDELINENDVDIVFTTIEAEYGKPTCFVNAILNETDIKKIEGFLDKYAYLSRNNNNVNRNEATLFKDVTNWLEENGMKLSKENYKDVKKIFDQNNFNFDDKEVQPMLNEVLEKHHVQLNKSCKDWKNAIELVSKPLLDDGIITTKYQEAMIQTVEEYGPYIVIGKHIALAHARPEDGAKELGVSIATLSPNIEFGNELNDPVKIIFCLSATDSYSHLNIMKSIVALVRNEDKVNKLLSLKNKEEFINHLLKEEIS; encoded by the coding sequence ATGTTAAAAAATCGGCCGATGAATATTTTGAATATTTTTCTTAATAGTAATGCGAGTATCACGACAAAAGAATTAAGCATTATGTTTAAAAAAACTGAACGTACTATTCGCAACGATTTGAGAGACATTAATGAATTTCTTACAAATAATCAATTTTTAGTAATCAATAATAAAAATGGTGTACTCAATTTAAACTTATCAACTTTGCAAAAAACGAATTTAAAAGGGATTATATCTGGTGATATAGAAGAACAAATCTATGATCCCACGTATAGAAAAGAATACATTATTGTTCATGGATTAATGAAAGATTCTCACAAGAAAATTTATGAATTGTGTGAAGAACTAGAGATATCTAAAAGTACGATGGACAAAGATATGAAAATGGTAAGAGAAGATTTAGGGAAGTTTAATTTGAAAATCAATTCCAATATTTCAACTGGACTATATATTGACGGATGTGAATCTGATATACGTGCATTTCTTTATGATTATTTAGTCAGAAAAATAATTGAAGATAAAATATCGATTGATCAATTGTTTGAAAGCTATAGTCCACTGATCAAATTTATCAGTCTTGAAAATATTTACACTATCGAAAATATTTATTCTAAAGTTATTTCAATTCAGCAAGGTGACATTAAATTATCAATGATCATTTTAACAGCTATATGGATCACTCGTATTAGAGATAATCATATTATTGAATTCGTTAAAACGGATAAAAAGAAAAATTTGAGTATCGTAAATATTTTTATCGATGAAGTTATTAATGTAAAACATGATTCAGTAGATATAAGTGAATTCAACTTTATCAATAATAGACTTGATGCATTGATTGGAAATAGAAGTATTGATTTTGATGGAAGGAACGACGCACTCTCTCAATTAATCAGTCTTCAACTCATTGAATATGTAGAACATGAATTGTCTATTGATTTTAAAGGATACCAAAGTTACTTATTTGGAGGACTCAATAAACACATTTCGGGATTAATTAATCGTTTAGAGCAAGGAATACAAATCTATAATCCTCTAAAAGAAAATATAAAAAATAATCATTTGAAAATTTTTGAAACAATTAAGAAGTATTCTAAGAACCGGTTAAATCGATATATAGAATTAGAATTTACAGAAGATGAAATTGCATTTATTACTGTTTACTTTTCAACTGCATACTTTAAATATGTGCAACAAAACAAAAATTATTTTAATGCAGTGATTGTATGTAGTTTTGGTATAGCGACAAGTAATTTATTAGCAGAAATATTAAAGTCACATTTTAATGTGAATATCATCAATATCCTAGCTTCAAATCAGGATGAATTGATCAATGAGAATGATGTGGATATTGTATTTACGACTATAGAAGCGGAATATGGAAAACCAACCTGTTTCGTTAATGCGATACTCAATGAAACAGACATAAAAAAGATTGAAGGATTTTTAGACAAATACGCATACTTATCTCGAAATAATAATAACGTTAATAGAAATGAAGCAACATTATTTAAAGATGTTACAAATTGGCTAGAAGAAAACGGAATGAAATTAAGTAAAGAAAATTATAAAGATGTTAAGAAAATATTTGATCAAAATAATTTTAATTTCGACGATAAAGAGGTGCAACCTATGTTAAATGAAGTATTAGAGAAACACCACGTTCAATTGAATAAATCTTGTAAAGATTGGAAAAATGCAATCGAGTTAGTTTCTAAACCATTACTTGATGATGGAATTATCACAACGAAGTATCAAGAAGCAATGATTCAGACAGTTGAAGAATATGGGCCATATATTGTGATTGGTAAACACATCGCATTGGCTCATGCTAGACCTGAAGACGGCGCAAAAGAACTAGGCGTGAGTATAGCAACTTTAAGTCCAAATATCGAATTTGGAAATGAATTGAATGACCCAGTTAAAATAATTTTTTGTTTATCAGCAACGGATTCATATTCACATTTA